One region of Chitinophaga varians genomic DNA includes:
- a CDS encoding BrxA/BrxB family bacilliredoxin, which yields MYPAELVMPRKAELTDNGFDELLTSGSVDDTLKKEGTTLVVINSVCGCSAATARPGVLMAVAHSEKKPDRLTTAFAGYDLEAVQQIRTHLLPYPPSSPSIALFKDGQLVHFIERHMIEGRSAQMIAANLADAFEQYC from the coding sequence ATGTATCCTGCGGAACTAGTTATGCCTAGAAAGGCTGAGTTGACTGATAATGGATTTGACGAGCTGCTGACTTCCGGCAGTGTAGACGATACGCTGAAGAAAGAAGGCACCACGCTGGTAGTAATAAACTCTGTATGTGGCTGCTCTGCTGCCACTGCCCGTCCGGGTGTATTGATGGCTGTAGCGCACAGTGAAAAGAAACCGGACAGACTGACGACCGCTTTTGCTGGTTATGACCTGGAAGCTGTACAGCAGATCCGTACGCACCTGCTGCCTTATCCTCCATCTTCTCCGTCTATCGCCCTGTTTAAAGACGGACAGTTGGTACATTTCATTGAGCGCCACATGATCGAGGGCCGTTCAGCACAGATGATTGCTGCGAACCTCGCTGACGCATTTGAACAATATTGCTAA